The proteins below are encoded in one region of Balaenoptera ricei isolate mBalRic1 chromosome 6, mBalRic1.hap2, whole genome shotgun sequence:
- the TRUB2 gene encoding pseudouridylate synthase TRUB2, mitochondrial: MGLTGLARLHGLFAAYKPPGLKWKHLRDTVELQLLKGLNAGKRPASEHRVRFLLGPVEGSEEKELTLTATSVPTFIDHPLVCGPAFTSLKIGIGHRLDAQASGVLVLGVGRGRSLLTDMYNAHLTKDYTVHGLLGKATDDFCEDGRLVEKTTYDHVTREKLERILALIQGSHQKALVMYSNVDLQTQEAYEMAVSGVMRPTNKSPMLITGIRCLQFAPPEFLLEVQCMHETQKQLRRLVHEIGLELKSTAVCTQVRRTRDGFFTLDDALLRTQWDLPSIQDAIQSAAPRVAAELEKNLRLGLGTQQPSSPGWPWDSEGPSSALGLESHAGH, encoded by the exons ATGGGGTTAACCGGCCTGGCGCGGCTGCATGGGCTCTTCGCCGCCTACAAGCCCCCGGGGCTAAAGTGGAAGCATCTGCGCGATACCGTGGAGCTGCAGCTTTTGAAAG GTCTCAATGCTGGGAAGCGTCCTGCCTCTGAACATCGTGTTCGCTTCCTGCTGGGCCCCGTGGAAGGCAGTGAAGAGAAGGAGCTGACCCTCACAGCCACCAGTGTGCCCACCTTCATCGACCATCCGCTGG TATGTggaccagcattcaccagcctgaAGATTGGCATCGGGCACCGACTGGATGCCCAGGCGTCTGGGGTGCTTG TGCTCGGCGTGGGACGTGGACGAAGTCTCCTCACCGACATGTACAACGCTCACCTCACCAAG GATTACACAGTACACGGCCTCCTGGGCAAAGCCACAGACGACTTCTGTGAGGACGGGCGGCTGGTGGAGAAGACGACGTATG ACCACGTGACCAGAGAGAAGCTGGAGCGAATCCTGGCCCTGATCCAAGGTTCCCATCAGAAGGCTCTGGTGAT GTACTCCAACGTTGACCTACAGACCCAGGAGGCCTATGAGATGGCCGTGAGTGGCGTGATGCGGCCCACGAACAAGTCCCCGATGCTGATAACTGGCATCCGATGCCTCCAGTTTGCGCCTCCAGAGTTCCTCTTAG AGGTGCAGTGCATGCATGAGACGCAGAAGCAGCTGCGAAGGCTGGTGCACGAAATCGGCCTGGAACTGAAGAGCACTGCTGTCTGCACCCAGGTGCGGCGTACACGCGATGGTTTCTTCACCCTGGACGATGCCCTCCTAAGGACCCAGTGGGACCTACCCAGCATCCAGGATGCCATCCAGTCCGCAGCACCCCGAGTGGCAGCAGAGCTGGAGAAGAACTTGAGGCTGGGGCTGGGCACCCAGCAGCCCTCCAGTCCAGGCTGGCCCTGGGACTCCGAGGGGCCAAGCTCTGCCTTGGGGCTGGAGAGCCATGCGGGGCATTGA
- the COQ4 gene encoding ubiquinone biosynthesis protein COQ4 homolog, mitochondrial isoform X1, with the protein MATLLRGVLRPLRAFRSRPRPAADVPFRATSHGAGLLYPEHIPTSPLQKALLAAGSAGMALYDPYRHDMVAVLGETTGCRTLKVLRDQMRRDPEGAQILQERPRISLSTLDLGKLRSLPEGSLGREYLRFLDVNRVSPDTRAPTRFVDDEELAYVIQRYREVHDMLHTLLGMPTNILGEIVVKWFEAVQTGLPMCILSALFGPIQLSAQSLQALVSKLIPWAVQNARRAPCVLNLYYERRWEQPLKALRQELSITEPPMHVQGPA; encoded by the exons ATGGCGACACTGCTGCGCGGGGTCCTGCGCCCCCTCCGCGCGTTCCGAAGCCGTCCCAGGCCCGCTGCAG ATGTGCCCTTTCGAGCCACGAGCCATGGCGCCGGCCTGCTCTACCCCGAACACATCCCCACCTCCCCGCTGCAGAAGGCGCTGCTGGCCGCGGGCTCTGCTGGAATGGCGCTCTATGACCCGTATCGCCACG acATGGTTGCAGTTCTGGGGGAGACCACAGGATGCCGTACCCTGAAGGTCCTCAGGGACCAGATGAGGAGGGATCCAGAGGGTGCCCAGATCCTGCA GGAGCGTCCTCGGATCTCGCTGTCCACTCTTGACCTGGGCAAGCTCCGGAGTCTGCCTGAGGGCTCTCTTGGACGCGAGTATCTCCGTTTCCTGGATGTGAAT AGGGTCTCCCCAGACACCAGAGCGCCCACCCGATTCGTGGACGATGAGGAGCTAGCATACGTGATCCAGCGGTACCGGGAGGTGCACGACATGCTCCACACCCTGCTGGGGATGCCCACCAACATCCTGG GGGAGATCGTGGTGAAGTGGTTTGAGGCTGTCCAGACCGGCCTGCCCATGTGCATCCTGAGTGCACTCTTCGGACCGATCCAACTCAGTGCCCA GAGCCTGCAAGCGCTGGTCTCAAAGCTGATCCCATGGGCAGTTCAGAATGCGCGCAGAGCCCCGTGTGTCCTCAACCTGTACTACGAGCGGCGCTGGGAGCAGCCCCTGAAGGCTCTACGGCAGGAGCTGAGCATCACAGAGCCCCCCATGCATGTCCAGGGCCCAGCCTAG
- the COQ4 gene encoding ubiquinone biosynthesis protein COQ4 homolog, mitochondrial isoform X2, whose translation MATLLRGVLRPLRAFRSRPRPAADVPFRATSHGAGLLYPEHIPTSPLQKALLAAGSAGMALYDPYRHDMVAVLGETTGCRTLKVLRDQMRRDPEGAQILQERPRISLSTLDLGKLRSLPEGSLGREYLRFLDVNEPASAGLKADPMGSSECAQSPVCPQPVLRAALGAAPEGSTAGAEHHRAPHACPGPSLGPAPLSRRAWPGSPPPTPASPGGEALLCHHLCSFSLNTDPWTSLIIIYHNHCSVALRANSGRSRQRWSA comes from the exons ATGGCGACACTGCTGCGCGGGGTCCTGCGCCCCCTCCGCGCGTTCCGAAGCCGTCCCAGGCCCGCTGCAG ATGTGCCCTTTCGAGCCACGAGCCATGGCGCCGGCCTGCTCTACCCCGAACACATCCCCACCTCCCCGCTGCAGAAGGCGCTGCTGGCCGCGGGCTCTGCTGGAATGGCGCTCTATGACCCGTATCGCCACG acATGGTTGCAGTTCTGGGGGAGACCACAGGATGCCGTACCCTGAAGGTCCTCAGGGACCAGATGAGGAGGGATCCAGAGGGTGCCCAGATCCTGCA GGAGCGTCCTCGGATCTCGCTGTCCACTCTTGACCTGGGCAAGCTCCGGAGTCTGCCTGAGGGCTCTCTTGGACGCGAGTATCTCCGTTTCCTGGATGTGAAT GAGCCTGCAAGCGCTGGTCTCAAAGCTGATCCCATGGGCAGTTCAGAATGCGCGCAGAGCCCCGTGTGTCCTCAACCTGTACTACGAGCGGCGCTGGGAGCAGCCCCTGAAGGCTCTACGGCAGGAGCTGAGCATCACAGAGCCCCCCATGCATGTCCAGGGCCCAGCCTAGGCCCTGCGCCCCTGAGCCGGAGGGCCTGGCctggctccccaccccccacccctgcttccccTGGGGGTGAAGCGCTCCTTTGCCATCacctttgttccttttctttgaaCACTGACCCTtggacatcactaatcataattTATCATAACCACTGCTCAGTGGCTTTGAGGGCCAACTCGGGAAGGAGCAGGCAGCGGTGGAGCGCCTAA